From a single Apium graveolens cultivar Ventura chromosome 2, ASM990537v1, whole genome shotgun sequence genomic region:
- the LOC141698267 gene encoding uncharacterized protein LOC141698267 produces MWEIDFIGELPKAKGNVKYAIVAVDYFTKWAKAMPLATITAKKIRDFVFNSIVYRFGIPYKLVSENGKQFDSKELRQLSMVPVEVSSGSLHRDRYMEEDAEVNQRLHLDLLEEIRENSQLRLAAYQQHAARYYNKKVKGQLLKVGDLVLRKVMPNTKNPQHGVFRANWEGPYKIKAILWKVTYHIEDMEGKLVPRAWNAEHLLKYYP; encoded by the exons ATGTGGGAAATAGATTTTATTGGAGAACTGCCCAAGGCTAAAGGAAATGTCAAGTATGCTATAGTCGCggttgattattttactaagtgggcAAAGGCTATGCCGTTGGCAactatcaccgcaaagaaaatcaGAGACTTTGTTTTCAACTCCATCGTGTAcaggtttggaatcccttacaagcttGTGTCTGAAAATGGAAAGCAGTTTGACAGCAAGGAGTTGCGACAACTGT CTATGGTCCCTGTGGAAGTTAGCTCAGGGTCGCTTCATAGGGATCGTTACATGGAGGAAGATGCAgaggttaatcaaaggcttcatttgGATCTTTTGGAGGAAATAAGGGAAAATTCTCAACTGAGGCTTGCAGCATATCAACAGCATGCTGCAAGATATTATAACAAAAAGGTAAAGGGACAGCTGCTAAAAGTAGGGGATTTGGTGCTTAGGAAGGTGATGCCAAATACGAAGAATCCCCAACATGGAGTGTTtagagctaattgggaaggaccatacaagataaAAGCAATcttgtggaaagtgacttatcACATTGAGGATATGGAAGGAAAACTGGTTCCGCGAGCGTGGAACGCGGAACATCTTCTAAAGTATTATCCGTAA